In Miscanthus floridulus cultivar M001 chromosome 5, ASM1932011v1, whole genome shotgun sequence, one genomic interval encodes:
- the LOC136453424 gene encoding uncharacterized protein: protein MSSPPLSSHAKLPTTVASACHPRPRGRHLLVRCWSVAAATPLVATSSSSGPACCHHYSVATAPSLRASSSASPRRAGGAGLDALTVTASAVAVSACLIFFTAIRSMLACKRDAEFLEKYFDSAREKLPETMASVRLVGREIGDLAADLSDLSQELTKGVKSSMSIIHTAEAQLRQSPPSALPGPARRMSNQKNVAEEPLLASTVRDLRQLIADIRSGFGAAAGIAGLSMWALKFGSKGRKNRS from the exons ATGTCGTCCCCTCCGCTCTCTAGCCACGCCAAACTCCCCACCACCGTCGCGTCCGCGTGCCACCCCCGCCCGCGTGGCCGTCACCTCCTAGTCCGCTGTTGGTCCGTCGCCGCCGCTACGCCTCTCGTGGCCACGTCCTCCTCCTCGGGCCCCGCCTGCTGCCATCACTACTCCGTGGCTACCGCCCCCTCCCTGcgcgcctcctcctccgcctccccacGGCGCGCAGGCGGCGCTGGCCTCGATGCCCTCACCGTCACTGCTTCCGCG GTTGCAGTATCTGCGTGCTTGATATTCTTTACGGCGATTCGCTCCATGCTG GCATGTAAGAGGGATGCAGAGTTCCTCGAGAAGTACTTTGATTCAGCAAGAGAGAAACTACCAGAAACTATGGCTTCAGTGAGACTGGTTGGGAGGGAGATCGGTGATTTGGCTGCAGATCTTAGTGATCTAAG CCAAGAATTGACAAAGGGTGTAAAAAGTTCCATGAGCATTATTCACACGGCCGAGGCACAACTTCGCCAGTCGCCACCCTCTGCCCTGCCAG GACCTGCACGGAGAATGTCTAATCAGAAGAACGTGGCAGAAGAGCCGTTGCTGGCTAGCACTGTACGAGATCTGCGTCAGTTGATTGCAGATATCCGGTCAGGATTTGGAGCAGCGGCTGGCATCGCCGGCCTTTCCATGTGGGCGTTGAAATTTGGCTCAAAGGGCCGCAAGAATCGCTCATAG
- the LOC136453426 gene encoding protein SRC2 homolog → MAKTSVEFCVISARGLGRRSSLLKPQWFSVAWVDPNSKYCTKVDASGSSDPSWGMKFSVSVDEHDLSSLQQMVLTVEVYRREPIFLREHLQGAAVVQMKEYFDKFEHGEEQPGVVEETASFQLRRKKSDKAHGFVDISIRIYKEEDVHAQFSGSHDGSKHPNQVGITLAIEDGPVYNYPPLPSSHYRDHSKGGDRYSNTMLPSPTTRPDPSPSGGNGYSKQPPPIPQTLPPPTSNPSYFSPPYPARGQVPQSYINMPPRRFAGQNSSSNLGMGLGAGALAAGTLIFGEKMLPGPNFGAGLDGASLTLSSDAPF, encoded by the exons ATGGCGAAAACGTCGGTGGAGTTCTGTGTGATCTCCGCTCGCGGCCTGGGCCGCAGATCGTCGCTGCTCAAACCGCAGTGGTTCTCCGTCGCATGGGTCGATCCCAACAGCAAGTACTGCACCAAGGTGGATGCGTCAGGGAGCTCCGACCCAAGCTGGGGCATGAAGTTCTCGGTCTCGGTTGACGAGCATGATCTGAGCAGCCTTCAGCAGATGGTGCTGACGGTAGAGGTGTACAGGAGAGAGCCCATCTTCCTCAGGGAGCACCTCCAGGGAGCTGCCGTTGTCCAGATGAAGGAGTATTTCGACAAATTTGAGCATGGCGAGGAGCAGCCTGGCGTCGTTGAGGAGACTGCAAGCTTCCAGCTTAGGAGGAAGAAGTCAGACAAAGCTCATGGGTTTGTCGACATATCCATCCGTATATACAAGGAAGAAGATGTTCATGCTCAGTTTTCAG GATCACACGACGGATCAAAGCACCCAAACCAGGTTGGCATCACACTAGCTATAGAAGATGGTCCAGTTTATAACTATCCACCACTGCCCTCAAGCCATTATAGGGACCACAGCAAAGGTGGTGATCGCTACAGCAACACAATGCTACCAAGCCCTACCACTAGGCCAGATCCATCACCCTCAGGAGGTAATGGCTATAGCAAACAACCCCCACCAATCCCACAAACCCTGCCACCTCCCACTTCAAACCCCAGTTACTTTTCCCCACCGTATCCTGCGAGGGGGCAAGTGCCACAGAGCTACATAAATATGCCACCAAGAAGGTTTGCAGGTCAGAACAGTTCATCTAACCTTGGAATGGGGCTTGGAGCTGGAGCACTGGCCGCTGGAACCCTGATATTTGGTGAAAAAATGTTGCCAGGACCAAATTTTGGTGCTGGTCTTGATGGTGCGAGCTTAACTTTATCTTCTGATGCACCATTCTAA